The DNA window TCTCTGACAGGGGAGACAATACACAGAGAAAGTTTTGCtgtaagtcaaatggaaaagtcccatgTTCCTTAGGCTTCAGAGGCAAAGCAGATggcaatgcctcttctttaatgtcattggCACTGATAAAATGGTATcagttggggcagttaggtggcatagtggataaagcaccggccctggagtcaggaggacctgagttcaaatccagcctcagacacttgacacttactagctgtgtgaccttgggtaagtcacttaacacctcattgtcccaccaaaaaaaaagtctgataaaATGTTATCAGTTCCTGATGTAGGACCATTTGACAGTGGGAAGGACTTTGGTGGTGAGAATTTTCTTTTAGGGGGAGGGGGTTGCATTTCCAGAGGTTGCCTCCCAGAATGATGGCTGAGAGGACACTGGGCTGGAAGCCATGCTTTTCCCAGAGCTCTAGGATTCTCCATCCTGGATTGTCTCCATTAGGAcctgaggggagatggtggtcaggGTGGCAGAGGTGGTCAGatttgcctggcacatgctgcctccaCAGTTTCCTGTGCCAGGAGTAGTTGATGATGAACTATCGCAGAAGTCAACAAGGGTTTGCACCTGGCTTGAGAGGTCACAGTCAActattattgctgttactgttgttgttgttgttgttcggttattttccattatttccatctctttgttacctcatttgggattttcttggaaaagatactggagtaatttgccatttccttctccagctcattttacaaataaggaaactgaggcaaacaaggtgaagtgacttgcctagggtcacatggctaggaaatgTCTCAGGACAGATTTGATTTCCAGAAGAggatttttcctgacttcaggcccattgttctgtccactgcgccacctagcttccccaactaTTATTACCTCTGTTAATTTaactgatgaatttttttttttaattcaactgaTGAAGTTCAAAGAGACATGCCTATAgtacaatgcccagcacatagtaagtgcttaacaaatacttgttttcCTGGGaccctaatccactgttggtggagttgtgaactgctccaaccaaTCTGGAgggcaatatggaactatgcccaaagacctatcaaattgtgcataccctttgatcctttgatccagcaacaccactgctaggtttatatcccaaagacatgtatttttttaatagttccatttatttattcattcattcattcatattatatatatatatgtatgtatatatatatatatatatatatatatttttttttttttagtgaggcaattggggttaagtgacttccccaaggtcacacagctagtaagtgttaagtgtctgaggccggatttgaattcgtgtgctcctgaatccagggctggtactctatccactgcgccatctagctgccctgataatttttcttttttggtgaagcaattggggttaagtgacttgcccagggtcacacagctggtgtcaagtgtctgaggcaggatttgaactcaagtcctcctgaatccagggccagtgctctatccactgtgccacctagctgccccaacgtgtattttttttatttgaatttgacaaaattcttttTTCACCTAGATTTCAGGGACCAGAGGTAGCCCATTCTCTCACTTCCTCCTTGCCGGAAATGGTCCTGAAGGAGGGCAGAACTGCAGAACCCCACCACCCTTTTCCACCGGCCAGACTCTACACCCCTGAGCTCCTTCCCCCTTGCCACTGAGACCTACCTGAGGGGGTGTCCATGCCTGCAGACTTGGCTCCAGACCATGCGTGCTGGAATCCACAGCGTTTAAGGTGtgctaaatggggtcacaaagagtcagacatgactgaaaatgacaatgataaaatgacatcCCTTTACTCCTTTAGTAATTATGAAGAAATTCCTTGATTCAATTTGATGGAATTAATTACAAGACAGTCATTGGCTCAGCTGAATTAAGCTCTTCCTtggtggccttttttttttttaaataaatttttattaatgcaCTCTTACATGCTCACAGTTTAACTCTCACTGGCATGTTTTGCTGTTATATTACATTTACAGATTACCCCCACTGTGAGAGGGCTCGtgtaataaagtaaaaaaaattaggtaaaactaataatacagcggcctcatctgaaagtgcatgcaACATTCCATATCAGTAGTACCTCCTACCCCtctatcttttaaatttattttttctcttatccaTCACCCCACACACATTCCTTGAGGAGTGGGAAGGAAGtcgaaaagaaaaacaaattccttctgacaaatatgcatagttaagcaaaacatttCCTCTTTGGTTCTATACAAAAATCTATGTTTCATTTTACACCCAaaatctatcacttctctgtcaagaggtggatTGTAAGTTTCATTGTTGGTCCCCTGGGATCATCTGTGGTCACTGAGTTCTTActgttttcaaagttgtttgtctttacagtagTGATGTTATTGTACACAttttcctcctggttctgctcattttcttcttcatcagtttatacaatTCTTCAGAATGGTTCATTTTGTGATATTGATGTtgtagtataaattgttctggtccTACTCATTGCACTCTGCATCCATTCATATGATTCTTTCCATGTCTCTTCAAAATgattcatttcctcatttcttacagcataatagtatacCACcacattcatctaccacaactttTTCATCTATTCCTTGATTGATGGGCATCTTTTTAGTTTCTGTTTTTTAGAAGGTTTTGCCATCACCCtccccctcacaaaaaaaaaatgctgctctaaatatttttgtacaaataggacctTTCCCTActgctttgatctcttttggtCATAGGCCTAcctaaagttgttgtttgtccttccttcttgaagaggaccataacatcaggatgatgtcatgacttgcactaaatttgatttaagtgagggagggctgtgcaaggtcaccaacctcactttctcctccagagccatccaggtccagtggcaagaaatacatcagaatgactggagatggcttcagatatttaaggtgattggggttaagtgactagcccaaggtcccacagctggtgtctgaggtgagattttttttgtgtgtgtgtgaggcaattggggttaagtgcccagggtcacacagctaataagtgtctagtgtctgaggtcgaatttgaactcgggtcctcctgactccagggccagtgttctatccactgtgttacctagctttCCCCCTGCCTAAGGCATAACTGAGTCAAAGAGCATGcactgtttagtaactttttgtatataattccaaattgctttccagaattgttggagtTATTCATAGGTTTACCAATAGTAAGCATATAAATGTTCCTGTTTCCCCACAGTCCCTCCAGCatttctcatcttccttttttttttccagttaacttAACCAACATAGTGAATATAAGGGGGAATCCCAGAATGACCTGCATTCCTCTAATTAAGATTGCTTAGTGCTCtaattggagcattttttcatatggctctaGATAGACTTGGTTCCTTCCCCTGagaactacctattcatatctttcTATCACTCACCACTTATCACTGTGCAACCTTCCCAGGCTCTAATACCTATGGGTTTGAGCCCTGTGTAATCCCTCTAAGCTAGAAAACTACCTAGGTATCAAAGGTTGAATtgtactgtaacaattggaatgacgccacctgctggagatttactgtagaagagctccgcccatgaggtgaaggtctttgagggcaagaccgtgcatcttttctttggcatcaggaagtgacgtttgcttgtgggaggaagaagggggaacctggcgctctgactcaagctctttcctgtggactctggcagagagtggagctagaaatgtgctctccctttaatagatagatgtatgtaggccaaattcttgttctccttaataaatgtttaaaagtctaactcttgctaacgcttataatttattggcaaccactcattagatattttagacagactagctagaattttagcccttaacagtacatAAGGAAAATATGACGATTTCACAGGGCTTTGTCAGGAACATGAAAGAACGCATTGTGGGAATTAAAGGAGGAGACGATGCTCACACAAAAGGGattaggatttcttttttttttttttttgcggggcaatgggggttaattgacttgcccagggtcacacagctagtaagtgtcaagtgtctgaggccagatttgaactcaggtactcctgaatccagggccggtgctttatccactgcaccacctagccaccctcagGGATTAGGATTTCATTGAACCTATtaaatttggggggtggggtggggcaatgagggttaagtgacttgcccagggtcacacggctagtaagtgtcaagtgtctgaggtcagatttgaactcaggtcctcctgaatccaaggccagtgctctatccactgcgccacctagccgctccctgaacttattatattataaataaataggaaagagtTCATGTGAGgctcttatttttgttgttgtttagtcattttcagtcatgtctgactcttcatgatcaattttggaggttttcttggaagagatactggagtgttttgtcatttccttctccagctcatttgacagatgaggaagctgaggcaaacagggggaaataacttgcccagggtcacacagctagtaagtgtctggggtcaaatttgaactcaggtcttcctgactgcagagttggtgttctatccactacaccacctagctgcctatgtgGCTACTTGGGTCAAATATTTTTGAGGAATTAATGGACCTACCAAGAGATTATATGATTATACAGGGTTTGATATAACTATCATAATGCCATCCATaaaaagaagaatcaagagaCAGTGACACAGTTGGAAGTTTCTAGCACATCATAGTCACTTATTCCTTTTTGATTGATTTGGAGCTAAGGACCTTGGTCAGAATTTCAGCTCTGCTTATTCATgattctatctctattttttttttttttagtgaggcaattggggttaagtgacatggccagggtcacacagctagtaagtgttaagtgtctgaggccggatttgaactcaggtactcctgactccagggccagtgctctgtccactgcgccacctagctgcccctctatctctattttttaaccagtacaaAATTGTTCTGAGAATTACTGCTTTGTTATATAGCTAGAGATCTGGCACTGACAGAACCCCTTTTCCCCTACttattttcattacttttttcttaagaatcttgacttttttttgcctccatatgaattttgttatttttttttcttgttctataaAGTAGTCCTTTGATGGTTTGATTACTTTGGCACtgaattagtaaattaatttagaaaatgttatttttattatattgacttgctCAACCCAtaaccaattaatattttccaataacttatgtctgtctttctttccttccttctttctttctttctttcttttttgcagggcaatgagggttaagtgacttgcccaaagtcacacagctagtacgtatcaagtgtctgagaccgtattttaactcaggtcctcctgaatccagggccagcactttatccactgtgccacctagctgccccctatctttctttctgcaaacaatgttttgtagttgtatttatgtagtttttgtgtgtgtcttggaatatagattcccaagtattttatacattttgtagtcattttaaatggaatttctttttctatctctttttgttGAGGTTTATTGGTATTACACAGAAACTTGGAGaatttttatggatttattttatatcctacacaTTTGCTGGTTTTAATTGTTTCAATAATTTGTAGTTGACTCTTTAGGATTCTGTACGTACATcatgatatcatctgcaaaaagtgataattatgcttcttttttatgtatagttattcccccaatttctttttcttgacttatTGACAACATTAATAGCACTATGCCAAATAGAAGTGATAACaatggacatctttgtttcactcctgatttaATTAGAAAAGATTCTAGTTTATCTCCATCATATATAATGGtatctcttggttttagatacatattatttattattttaaggaaaggtccgtttattcctatattttctagtgtttttagcAGAaacattttgtcaaaagttttttctgcatctattgacataatcatgtgtttttgttattaatatggttaaTTAAGTTTATAGTTTACCTAAACATAAGCATACTGTTTATTACTGGTATAATTCCAACTTGGTcatattatataacatttttgatatgttattttagtctgttttaatattttatttaaaatatttgcatctaTGTTCATTAGGGATATGAGTCTATAGtggttttttccattttgattttacCTATTTTATGCATCAAgattatatttgtgtcatagaaggaatttggtagggtCCTGTCTTTTACTAGTTTTGTAAacagtttatgtaatattggaattaattattttttaaatgtttgatagaattcacttgttgATCCATATGCCCTGTATTCCCTCCCCCTGCGCACCTTGGAAGTTTATCTATAGCTTGTTCAATTCCTTCCTCTGACATTGGGTTATTTCAATTcttatttcttgttctgttattttagatattttctatttccatgcatatttatttcatttaaattgctggttttgttggcatataattgtacaaaatagtttctaatgttatcctttatttctttcatttgttgtgaatgttcctatttcatttttgatactggtaatttggttttcctctttctttttaatcaaattatctAATGGTTTATTGGTTTGGTGgttttttaagttccttttaaagtattgtttatagtatttttattttcagttttgttcatCTCACCTTTGATTTTCAAGTAGACTTAAGAAGGAAGATCAACCTCTGAGAAGATCATTCCTTGTCAATCAAGAAGAAAGGCAGCTATGGAGGAAGAATGAAACAACATGACAGGAAcataggaaagggggaaagagagagacagacagaaacacagacagagaaacagagacagagagaaagagagacaaagatcCAAAGAATAAGCAGAATAATGGGAATAGCACAatctaggagtcaggagacttgggttccagTCCCAATTCTgccaccaactagctgtgtgaccttgggtaagtcatttctgCTCTTCAAAGCTTCCATTTCTCccattgtaaaataataatagcagctaatatttatatagcactttacattttgaaaagctctttacaaatattatctcatttcatcctcacaataaccctgggaggtagaggctattatccccactttacagttgaggaaactgaggccgagataGGCTGAGTGATTTACCTAGGattatagagctagtaagtgtctgaggtgggatttaaacccatgttttcctgcctccaaatcCAAAGCCACCTTAGCTGCAAAAcatgagagttggactaaattaactcaaaggtcccttccacctctgacatccTATGGTTTTATGaccttggagagagagagagagagagagagagagtgtgtgtgtgtccatgtctgtgtctgtgtgtggtatgggagggaggggaatgacTTTCCTACTTAATTCCTTCtcattatttatattgtttatatccctacatttTGGCCGGTGGATTGGTGACCCTTGGTAATAGATATGATTATACTGAATGAGGTCATGGGCCATGGTTTGCCCCATTGATTACCCAGGCACACTGAACCTGAGAAAGGTAGCAAGGGGTTctataggcagttttcagaatatTCAGGAGAGCAGTTGTTACCATAGCACACCCCCAACATGGGCCTCATCCGCTTTACTGAAGTCCTAAAGCTTCATCCCTCCTTCTCCTACATATACCCCTTGAGTCCCTCCATTATACTATGGCCACCCTTCATGGACCCCACAGAAACCCAGATTCTCATCCTGacgctttctttctttcttttttttttttcatcctgacAGTTTCATTGATAAACCTTGGGCAAGAGTCTTATCATGGATAAGCCTCAATAtattgatctgtaaaatgggaaattcTCTGTGCCCTTGTCTACCTCATCATCAAATTATATATCTGTAGATCACTATGTAAATTGTAAGGAATCGATTTATAAAGAAAAACccacagagagacaaagggacTGTGATTTTGACTCAGCTTTATTAAGTTTGGTTTAGGGGTGGGGATAGAATTCTGTGGCTCAGGTCTACCTGGGCCATCGGAGCTAGGGCGGGGACCGCCTACAGGGCTCTGGAAATGGGTAGAAGGGAATGGGCCAGAAACACTGAAGTTTCAGCTGACCAGATGTCCtgtaagagaaaagaagggatatCAAGGTGGCTCCTCAGTATCCAAGGCTCTCCCACTTAGTATGGCATCTTGTCCCCATCCCCAGAGACTCTGCCCCTGTTCTTCCCCAGGGGATCCTAATCCTGCCCCCCTGAgggcccttccccctccttcttccattccttctACTCCCTTAGATCTGGAGAGTGCGCACGTGCacgtgcacgcgcgcgcgcgcacacacacacacacacacacacacacacacacacacacacacacgccataccctcctccccccaatccaGAAAAGTTCAGGGACTTTGGGGAACTTGGTACCTGAGAATGCCGCAGCAGAACCATCTACTCCAAGAAATCCACGCCGTCGTGGTACATTCTCTGGCCCACTGCTCTCTTCCCATACCTGCCAAGTAATGTGGGAAATCCATCTGGGGCCAGAGCTGCCCATACCGCCACCACCTGGACAAGGccatgctttctctctctctctctctctctctctctctctctctctctctctctctctctctctctctctctctctctctctctcgcgcgcgcgcgcgcacacacacacacacacacacacagagtctcacAAACTCAGACATACAGTCATTAGACACACACATTGACCTGAGAATGACATTCCTAATCCCTACCTAGGACAGAGAGTAGGATTTGAATTGTGCATATAGGTTAGGGTTAGGTTAGGGGTGTGGTTTGTGCCCAGGATCAGAGTTGGTGGGAATTTGTGGGGGGTTTTCATACTATATCTAGATAGATCTGGTCACATTAACATCAAGGTCTCACTGCCAAGAAAAGTGGTCCAAACTCATACTTGTGCATTTCCTTTACATTTGCCCACACACCCAGAACtgcaaagttggaaaggacctcggAGGTTAACAAAACAACACATTGCTTTGCAATGTTCCCAGCCCAAAACCCTCTGCTTTCAAACCTCCCACTACGAGGAGCTCACTATCTTGCCATTTTTCAGACCTGCAGACCCCAGCGACTGTCACTCACCTGGGCCGGGTCAGCCTATTGATGTATCTTCTAAGCTCTGCAGCATACAGGGCCATCTGCTCGGGGGTGGCATCATCACCAGGGTACACTGGCTCCTGTGGGGCCCCCTGAGCACAGGGTGGCAGCAAGAGAGCTACGCAGCAGGAGAGGACCAGAAGAGAGAGCCAATACTGAGGGGCAGCCATCTGAGGAACAAAGGATGAAAGAGAAGAATTAAAAGAGAAGGCAGGGGAGAAAGCAGTGGAGAAatggagacaaagaaggaaaagaagtgagaaatgaaggagggggaaaagagaagtcAGAATAAGGGAGATGTGAACAGAGCAagtgagaaaagaatggaaaagaatgaaaggagaaaaagagggagaattcaggaagagggagggaatgaaaaaagagggagagagagggagagagaaagaaagagagagccctagggggcagctaagtggcgcagtggatagagcaccagccctggattcaggaggacctgagttcaaattcagcctcagacatttgatgcttactagctgtgtgaccctgggcaagtcacttaacccccatagacccacaaaaaaaagaaaagaaagagtccaTTAAAAGAATGTTCCAGATGCCTGTCCAACAGGATATTCGATGGTCCTTCCAAGGAAAGCAGAACTCCCAATTCCCCAACTCTTCTAATATCTCACTCATTTTctccccccaactcccacccAGCCTCCCTCTCCAAAGCACTGAATGCATGACCAGGGGCTGCATTATACAGGACAAGGGACCTATGCACAGACACTCCCTGACTCAAGTACAGAGCCTTAACTAGGGTGGGACAATCAGGGCTTAATCTAGGTGGCTGAAATCCAGAGAGAACCAACAGCACTTAGAGTCGGTCCCTCAGCAAGCAGTGTGGAAACAACTAAGCTTAGGACCCAGTTAGCAAGAATTTGTTCAAATAGAAAACTTCAGGTAGATGCTTGGTCTTCCTGGTGGATGACATGCCCCAGCGACCCTGTTCACCATCCCCTCAGATCCCTAGCAAAATTCCATGAGGAATACCAGTGATTCTGCCTACAGGGACTGGTGTCCTGGGGTATATGTCCTTCCCTAACAGAACAGTGCTCTGAAGTCTACCCCAAATGAATTTGTCTTGAAGTTGATTCGAGGATTGCAGTACGGAGTTTGTCCTCAATTCCAAATTTCCTAGTTTTAGCTCTGCCTCAGACTGATCAGCCCCAATGCTTGGTCAAAGTAAGGACTGACCAACACATGGACAATCTGACATTAAGAGTTGCTGCAAGGGAAAGTGGATTCACATGACAACCAGAAGGTGGAGAATAAGGAATGGGAAGAGGAGAACAAATGCCCACAGTGACTCATTCCAGGGAGGGCTTCCTGAAGAAGGAGAAATGGGAGGAAACCTTGAAGAGGAAAGAATGCTTGGCAATGCCTGATCTAG is part of the Dromiciops gliroides isolate mDroGli1 chromosome 4, mDroGli1.pri, whole genome shotgun sequence genome and encodes:
- the PPY gene encoding pancreatic prohormone codes for the protein MAAPQYWLSLLVLSCCVALLLPPCAQGAPQEPVYPGDDATPEQMALYAAELRRYINRLTRPRYGKRAVGQRMYHDGVDFLE